In the genome of Juglans microcarpa x Juglans regia isolate MS1-56 chromosome 6S, Jm3101_v1.0, whole genome shotgun sequence, the window CTATGGAGTTGTTCTTCAGCTGCTGATATATGGGCAGAAACAACAGTCCTGTGAAGAAATGGACTAATGAAGAAGTGGATTTCATGCCTCTTTGGATTAAAATGACTAATGACTTGAAGAAAAAGGAACTTGAGTGGATGGCAGTGATTATGCACAGGATCTGGCTAAGGAGGAACATGTTTATTTTCGAGAACAAATTTTACAGTCCTAAAGAAGTCATTTCGATGGCTAGTGAGGGTATGGAGGATTACTAAACAGCAAAAATGAGCATAGTTGGATGTCGAGGAGGTGATGGTTCACATGGAGTGCAGATGAAATGGAAAAAACCTGACACCAACATGGTAAAGGCCAATTGGGATGCGGCTATGGAtttggaaaataagagaatgagaatgagaattgTGTTTAGAGATGAAGAGGGGAAGGTTTTGGCGTCTATGTGTGATGTGAAACAAAATGTAAATGACCCTGCTTTGGCTGAGAGTCTAGCCATGTGGAGAGCCCTCGAGATTAGTAAtgatctttctttctctttttctaaacTAATATTTGAAGGAGATGCAACTACTGTTATTAAAAAGATCAACAAGGAAGGTGAAGATCAGTCGTGGATGGGGCACATtattaatgatataaaatagGTTCTTCATCATAAGGAAGGCTGGTCAGTCTGCTATGTTCCTAGAGAAGGAAATTCTGTTACTCATTTATTGGCAAAACATGTTTTATTAGTTGGGGAAGAAAGGGTTTGGATCGAAGGTGGTCCTTTTGTAATCTGCAATGCTTTAGTGCAGGATAGATTTTGTAATACTGACTCTGTTGAAGCTATATAAAATCTGctctacattaaaaaaaaaaaaaaaaactaaaattctaGGAGGTTTTCACTAACCCCTTTATTGCTtgtgtttttaatattatttttaataaatcacgttCTACCACGTGTTAATAGATCAAAATAAGAGTATAATTGAGACGGCATAATAATATTTCactacttttttatattaattccaAAGTAAACAAATGTTgctaattttatatttgtatctttgtttttttaatattttgataagtgcaaatgatttttttcattttaagtattctttaaatatctttaatcattaaataaaaataacatatataaatttataaatactcacttttttaatcattaaaaaaataaaaatatataaatgagcaTATTTAATTCTTAGCCATtaatagattttccttttttaaattcttagcCATTAATTGTCTTACCCAAAGGGTGCGTTTGGGGCCATGGGCTGTGCTTAGCTGAACCTCCAGCAGAATCATTGCTGCACGGAAAAGTCACGGAGCAATGAGCATGGGGAAAGTGAGGAGGCCGACGCTTCAATCAACAAGAGCATCGCATTccatctcaaaactcaatccagGTAACCATTGATTCAGCTTTTTCGGCAATCCAACCAAATGTTTCTTTTAATTTCCGTTAAGCTGCCCCAACAATTAAGGCGCAGAACTTCACCAATCTGCCATGGCCACTTGTACTCGACCTcctctctcaagcccatctCAGACCTCCCTAATTCCACGGACACAAAATCTCTTACAGTTTCCTTCCTCCGAAACTCGTGTGGGTTGTCCTTAGAATTGGCCACTTCAGCTTCCAAGAAGCTCAACATTGAGAACGTAGAGAATCCCAACTCCGTTCTGAATCTGTTGAGAACTCACGGTTTGACGCAGAACCACATCATACAATTAATTAGTAGTCGTCCATTATTGCTTTTGGCCGATTTAGGCAATACCCTTAAGCCCAACATGGAGTTGTTTAAATCCTTAGGGTTCTCTGGCGCTAACCTCGCCAAAATGCTCACCAAATACCCAATTGTGCTAGAAAGTGATGCATACACTGCTGTTGAGTTTTTTAGAGCACATGGTTTTATTGATAAGCAAATAAAAACGTTGACTATGAAGTTTCCCCCATTGTATACGTATAATGCTCAAAAGACTCTTCAGCcaaagttggagtttttcaaaTCGTTAGGTCTTTCAGATCTTGAAATTACAAAGCTTTTATCCGCAAGGCCGAATATTCTAACAAGGAGCCTCGAAAAACAAATCATTCCGTGTATTCAAGAGCTTAGGCGGTTTCTTGGAACTGACGAGAATTTCTTAAAGGCTATAAGGAGATGTTACGGAGTATTTGAATCAGACGCGGTGCATATATTACAGCCCAACATCGATATGTTGATAAGCCGTGGTGTTCCCCAGTCATTAGTTTTGAAACTCTTCCTTATAAGACCATTGTCACTGCTCATCTGTGGCAATCGGTTTAGTGAGATTGTTAATGAAGTTATGAAATTGGGTTTTGATCCCAATTGTCTGAAATTTGTTCTAGCCATCGTGTCCATGGCACTAAATAGTAAAACACTGTGGGAGCAGAAGGTGAAAGCTTTTAGAAGTTTTGGTTTGTCAGAGGATGAGATTTATTCAGCATTCAAGCGGCAACCCTTGTGTATGGCTATTtcggagaagaagataaagaaaatgatgggTTTCTTTGTGAACAAACTGAAGATGAAGCCTTCTATGATCTCCAAGAATCCGATTCTTCTACTGCATAGCTTGGAGAAGCGGATTATTCCGAGGTGTTTAGTTCTGCAAGTTTTGATGTTGAAGGGGTTAATCAAGGAGGATATTGGCATCCCTTATATGGTCACAATGGCCGAGAAGGAATTCATGGTGAAATTTGTGAGCAAGTATCAAAATGAGGTTCCTGATGTTGTTAGCGCGCACCAAGGGAAGATAGAATTTCAAGGGCTCCCTATAGCCATGAAGATGTGAGTACTTTTGACATAATCAAATGCGGCATTGGCTAAAGATCATGAGTTCAGTTTTACTTCAACATGTTTGCAGTTGGGTAAATTACCTTTTGGGGGTGTCTCAGAAACTTTGTATGGTAATCGTCCTTGATTTTGATTCGTTTTTTATTTGCCCctcaattatcattttactcTTTGGATTTGCTCTTATTATCAAAATGATTCATTTGTCCAAATAGTAATACATGTACCCATGGAGCTACCTCATTCTTATCAAAATGATTCATTATTATCAAAATGAGAATTCCAAGTACCCATGGAGCTACCTCATATGGCCTCAAATAGTAATACATGTCCCAAATCTGACCACCTCATTCTTAGAAAATAaagatgatgaaataaaaattcataaaaaattcagcCTTAGTAATACGGGACACATAAATTTTGTGAATGTGGATTATTGAGTCGACAGACTCGACACTCAATAATTGAATTGAGGATGGtagttgtggactgtgctagtattataattttgtgatttggGGTTCTAAGGTTCTGTTTCAACTTGCAAGTAACAGTAAATAGGTTAATGTTTGCTTTGTTATAATGCTTTGGTAACCTGTAATTCAAGGGATTGTTTGCCCGCACAGAATATTTCCGATGCTTGTTAGTCTTACCAGAAGAgagcagaaaagaaaaaagaaaaagaaaaagaacgaaAATGCTCAGCTTTCCGGAAACTTCATTTAGTTGAGAAAGgggaaaatataaagaaataaatgaaaattttgtggaaataatttttattattttttataatttgaaaatgaaggaaTTAAAAGACACATAATTTGTgtgcatatatttatattttggcaGATTCATAAGAAAGTGATGTTTTGGTCATTAATAGTGTTCAGACAAAGTAAGTTTACTCATATGTAATATGTAATACTCTGGTGTGTGTATAACTCTGTTATGGTGGTGTAACTCTGTTCTCACCTCTCATGTTTAGTACATTGGATTAGGCTtcttccataaaaatatatggcCATTTTTTTAAGGTGCTGTTATTTCTAGAAAAAGTAGCAAATTCATGTATTAATACTGAAGTGCAGGATGATGCTTCCATATCgtggagaaaaaggaagaagcacTTTTTACCAGAAACTGCACAGTTTTCATGCCAATGCACATTTTTATATCGACTCTCTCATATTGACTTCCAGATACGGAGACGAACCCAAGCTCGCAGGATTTTCTGATTTTGCTGGTTTATGATGGGTTGAAATGTTTGATTGTGCAGATTTTGTGACGGAGTTAGTTTACATAGTCCCTAAATGGGGACTGTTTATGCAAATCCATACAATTAtgtttaaagaaattttaaaattactataacatactttttaaaatgatgtttttttttctcttttactccCATTTGTCAATGGGAGTGCATGTGCAGTCCCCTACTCAaaactgcaaatagaatttctctttagTGTGATGGGCTGAAATGTTATGAACAAAATGTTCTGGATCCATTGCCCATAGTTCATAGTCTCTATCCATTgtctttgtttttaatttttggtgatGGGTGGTGTTTTAATTTCCTGCTGTGAATTGTAGAATTGGGCAGTGAACTGTGGAATTAGATGTTGGGGAATGCTGCAGCGTTTTACTGATTGGTGCAATTAGACGTTGCAATTTTATTGTCTCTAGTATAAAGAGTTGTTGTGTTAGGATTTTTACAGTTTGTCTCtactaatcatatattaattataatttgattattaattaacataggattggtagaattgtaaaataggacaaaaataaattataaaaaaaatattattaaattaataatattttattatggctaatagatgaataattcaatgtgaaaacatgttttgagtGGAATAACCAAATGTAAAATCGTGCGATATTAAGCAAATTATGACTTTActtttgcataatccaatgctaataTTCGGGTGCATCATGTGTTATTCATCTCACtccccttaatttttttttctctctctcggcttattatttttaatttttgtctccttataaattttaattttaataaatctttGTATATCCTACTTTTGAGTTTGACCATAAAAGGAAGATTGTTACGACCGATGATAGACAGACCTAAAAATCATTATGGTAtcaacccaaaaacaaaaatttattaaatatttaactagAAAATTTGTCATATATGGTCAAGGGTGGCACTACAATTTCCGAATAGTTCGGATAagtgcatttttttaatgtatttttttaatcatcttaaacatttataaaaaaatcacaatattattagaaaatactTAATcgctaaataaataaaaaaagatgttgGGACCATTATCAAGACgcttaggccccatttggaagATGAGATGCGATAGTtttaattgaaagttgaataaaatattattagaaaattattttttaatattattattgttttgagatttgaaaaaattaaattgtttattatattttgtattgaaaattgaaaaatttgtaatgatgagatgagatgaaaccatttctctatccaaacgaggccttagcaTTTTTATATAGTCAAATATCTTGACTACACATATATTTCTAGTAAAACACTACTTCCACCAATAAAATCCACTAATAAAACTTACcaattgggtttttatttttatttttttattcaatggttaaagaagtatttttaataaatttttaattttattttttttaaatgttaacgggtttaattttttttttttgaaaaaataaaataaaaaaatggttgTTCGGTGACTTCCTTATGTGACTCCCTCGGTGGGAGTAGCACCACCCATATTTCTTTAAGAATTGCAAGTATGTTACTCAAGTTGTATAACTCAGTTTGCCTAATTGAAGtatgaaaacacaaaaaaaaaaaaagaaaaaaaaaaagaaagctaaAATCCTAGGAGGTTTTCTCTAACCCCTTTATTGCTtgtgtttttaatattttttttaataaatcacgttTTACCACGTGTTAATAGATCAAAATAAGAGTATAATTGAGGCAgcataataatatttctctattttttgtattttaccTATTGTACTGCTATTATCTCATCAAGAGTGATACAATTGGTGAAGAACTTCTCGTTCTATATATGCTTCATTAAACCAGTTCTGAACTCATATAGAGAAATTGTGGCAGATTCATCAACCTCTGGTTAGTGCAAATCAATTTGAGCATGTCTTCTAAATGGCTTGTGTTTAAAGTAGGGAGCTTCATAAAACTTGATGAAGTCCATCTTTTCTTCTGATTTTTTCTAAACTGTTATCTATGGAATATGGTTATCTTTATGCCTTGATCATCAGTACATTCACCCCGAATCTTCTACGATCAAGTAAGAATCGAAATATGGAAAGCACTAATCATGTTGCAGTGCATGGAGGGATTTAAGCATTTAGGTGCAACCCCTgccccgcatgggcggagcgggGTTGCCCGCCCCACCATGTGGAGGCGAGGCGAATAGGGGCAGGGCATTAGGGTGTGGGgccccactgcccacccctGATTTCCTTTCTTCATTTGGCCATGGTGTTTCATTTCCTTTCGCCAGTTTTCTCTGGTGCAATATGGCTTCTTTACTTCAATATCAGTATTTTTATAGATTCTTGgaatctaatataaataatcaCCATCTGTGGTTGGTTACTTGGAGAAGTGCCATCCCAAAATGGGAACTTTCCTTTTAAGTCAAAACTCAGAGTAGtccttgtaaatatttttttgtttttctgcatCAGATGgtataaatatgttattttgcaaaagaaattgatgaaagtatgctaagtaGCATACATGTATCTGTTATGGTTCACTTAAACAATaccttttgacataaaataCAAACTAATTGGTCCTGAAAATGCTCGAGTGGATTTTGAGTTATTGTGGTGATTAAGATGGGTTGTCCTATAGAGGTGGTGATTGAATccaaatgttttattttgttaaaggCTAGGGGTGAACAGCTGCGAGTCACCGGAAGAAACTGGAAGACAGAACATGCGGTTTTGCTGGGTTCATCTTCATTGTAGTGGCTTGGGAAGGTGTTAGAGGAGAGcatgaaaggaagaagaaaggaggCGTATTCAACAACTAGAGAAGGATATTGTAGTTTTATTGCTCAGCGTTGCTCAAACTGTAGATGAAGATATCTTGAGGTTGCAGAGTATAACCAGGGGGGAGAAGGAATGTCTTATGCATTCCAGAAGGTGAGAATGGTTGGGGGTGGAGGAAGATGTGGGAGGTGCTGTTAGAGTCGAGAAAGGAGTTTCCTGGTGGAGGTCAGTCGAGTGTTGCCAAGGGGGCGAGAGGCACGAAACATGGTCGTATAAGGAGGCGCTCTCTACGACGATGCCGAATGTGGTGAGGAAAGGTGATGGTGGTGTGAGGGGCTCTGTTAGGGGACATGGGCGTCACGAAGCTCCGTCGAAGCCGTACGGTGCGTTGAGCCACTCCCATGGCAGAAGTTCTGTGGCATGTCAGGAGGCATGGGAGGTCCATAGGATGCTGTTGGAGGTGTAGGGGCAGTTACGATTTTTGCAGAAGGATATGGCTGAAGTACTTGATGTTGTCGGGTTGTTTAAGGTAAGGGATGAAAAGAGGGacttaaaaggaaaacagaagGCAACGAGCGATGGGCTTAGAAATGCCCAGAGTGAGACCTAGCAAAAAGTTAAGGTTGGTAAGGGTCGAGCTGTATGGCGTCAGATGGGTGGGCCTACTCGGTCCAAGGCCAGGGAGAAGGCATCGATGAGATCGGGCCCCTGTGATGGGGTTGGGCCATCTAAGCCCAGGGCCCATTGTGATGGGCTTGGGATCGGGGCAAGCTTTTCTCAGCCCAGGGCGGGTTCACGCTGCATCGAGAGCCCTAACCTAGTGTGTCCCGCCAAGTTACACAATCTTGGCTTCGTGCCGGAAGCTGCCTTCGAAGGAGGATCAGGTGGAGGTTGCACAGACGTCGCTAATGGAGGTGATGGAGGTCACCGATGATGGTTAGCCGGTGTACTATGCGCAAAAGGCACTGGTGGAGTTCGGATCACGTTTCTCTCCCCCGAAGGAAGCTCAGACGTCGCCGATGATTGGAGGAGACGTGGGTTTGGCTTGGACGAACATGTTTATCAAATTGTATGAGGATTTCGAGTTggttgaggaggatgatgaTTCGGTCAACCTTATGCATTTGGTGCAGGATGAATTTTTTCTCCCTAAGGCTTGTGATCAGGTGGGCTTGGATGGGATTTCAGTGGGTGAAAAGTTTCAGAATTTTTAGATTGGTAGGAGAGGAATTCCTATTCCATTAAACTACTgttatccaaaccaagcctcaGATTAGGTCATAAATAAAGTGAAAGAGATCCAACATTATGTGGGGATTAATTGTGAGGGGTATGAAGAGCAGTTCATAGCATTGCTAACTACTATGGAAGCTGAACATCAACAAACAAGGAAGAGGGACTCGAAGAAAATTCGAGAGCTTAAAAATTGGTGTGGTCGATGAATTCAGAGAGAAGCTCCAGTAGGAGTAAGGTAAAAGGGAAGGGGCTAGCTGTTCccaaatgaagcctaagattgtGTCTTGGAATATGTGTGGGCTCAACGAGGTAGATAAGTGCCACCAGGTTCGGCACTTGCTTCGTGAGTGGAAAGCGAACATTGTTTGTTTACAGGAGACGaagttgaaaatgataaataggaAGATTGTGCAAAGTTTATGGAGCGATATTCATGTGGATTGGGTATACTTGGCCTCTATAGAGGCATTGGGAGGAATTGTGATGATGTGGGATAGGCGGGTGGTGGAGAAAGTGGAGGAATATATAGGGAGATATATGATAGCGTGCTCTTTTAAAAGTGTGTCTGATGATTTTATGAGGTGTGTATGGACCAAATCTAGACGTTGATAGAAGATTATTGTGGAATGAATTAGTAGGGGTTCATAGTTGGTGGGATCTTCCATGGTGTATTGGGGGTGATTTCAATGTTGTGAGATTCCCACGTGAAAGCTTCGTAAGAAGAAGATTGAGGCCTGCAAGCGTGGAGTTCTCAGAGTGTATTTTTAACTTGAATTTGATAGACCTTCCTCTCGCAGGGGCCCCAGCCACACGATCAAATAACCAGACTTGGTCTCGCTTGGATTGCTTTTCAATTTCACTTGAGTGGGAAAGTCATTTTCCAGAGGTATGGCAAAAGCGTTTGGTACCCTTAAATTCGGATCATTGGCGTATTTTGCTGGATTGTGGAGGCATTCATAGTGGTAGACGATACTTTAAGTTCGAGAATATGTAGCTAAAATCAGAAGGTTTTGTGGAGAAGGTTAAACAATGGTGGATTTCTTATCAGTTCAATAGTACTCTCAGTTTCATTTTTTCGAACAAACTGAAAGCCTTATAAAGAGACCTGAAGGAGTGGAATAAATAGTCTTTTGGAAAcataagagagaacaaaaagatcAAGTGGATGGAAATTCAGGAATTAGAAAGACTCCAAGAAGGGAGGCCACTTTCTGAGGAGGAGCAAGCACAAAGAACTGTGTTGGTCGCAGATCTTGAGAGgattattttgtaataagaaATGTCTTGGCAACAAAAGTCAAGAGCACTATGGTTAAAGGAAGGGGATCGGAATACAAAGTTCTTCCATCAAATTGCAAACTTGCATAGAAGAAACAATAACATTGAGGTATTGAAGATTGGGGGGGTGGAGTGTAGGGAAGAGGAGGTTATTAAAGATCATGTATCGATTTCTTTGAGAAGCTCCTTATTGAGTAGGTAGGGTGGAGGCCCACTCTTGATGGGTTGGTATTTGACTCTATTGAGACAGGGGATGTAGCTAGGATGGAGATGTTTTTTGAGGAGGAAAAAGTGTATGATGTAGTAAGGAATATGGTAAAAGATAAGGCTCCCGGTcttgatggtttctctatgggATTTTTTCAAGAATGTTGGGACGTGATAAAAGAAGATATTttgaaggtgtttcaggagtTATACTCAGttgggaaatttgagaaaagtcttaacACCACTTTCATTGCATTATAAAGGTGGGGGCTAGTGAGATTAAGGATTATAGGCTTATTAGCTTAGTGAATGGAGTCTACAAGATTATTTCTAAAGTACTTGCTAATTGGTTAAGTGTGGTGTTGGGGAAGATTGTAAttaagcctcaaaatgcatttgtaaagGGCAGACAGATTCTTGATGCGGTtctaattgctaatgaatgtctgGACAATAGATTGAAGGCTGAGAGTTCAGGGATTATGTGCAAGTTAGATATGAAaaaggcgtatgatcatgttaattgggattttcttctATATCTACTGGCTAGGTGTGGTTTTGGGAAGAGGTGGAGGTCTTGGATCAGTTGGTGTATTTCCACGGCAAGATTCTTTGTGTTGATCAATGGCAGCCCAGAGGGTTATTTTCCGAGTTCTCATaatttgagacaaggggatccgttatcccctctactttttgttattattatagagGCACTAAGGAGGATGATCTCGGCTTTGGTGGCTAATGGTTTTGTAAGTGGTTTTCTAGATGGATCAATTGTAAGTGGTTTTAAGGAGTATTACtactatttctcatttgttgtttgcagacGATACGCTTATTATGTGTGAGGCCAATCCAGATCAGTTGCGTGTTGTGAAGGCGttgcttctttgttttgaagctgtgtCTGGCTTAAAAGTGAACTTTGATAAATCCGAGTTGGTGCCAATTGGGGGAGTCCAGAATGTCCAAGAGTTGGCTGAGATATTGGGTTGTAAGATAGCATCTCTTCCTATGACGTACCTGGGACTCCCGTTGGGTATAAATTCGAGGACGTGCTCAATTTGGGATATGatgattgaaaaaatagagaggagactggcaggttggaagagaatgtacttgtcgaaaggggGCCGGATTACGTTGATCAAGAGTACACTTTCTAATCTACCCACctatttcttatcatttttcccTATACCGGCAAGTGTGGCCAATAGACTTGAGAAGCTATAGAGAgattttttgtggggtggttTAGGAgaggaatttaaatttcatttagtcAAGTGGGAGAAGGTTTGCCGTCCTATCTCTAGTGGCTGGTTGGgtattataaatttaagattattttatCAGGCattacttggaaaatggttgtggcgatataTTAAGGAACTGTAGGCCTTATGGAAAGTAGTGATTGAGAACAAATATGGTGGTTTGGGGGAgggttggtgtactagagaagttagaggcacctatggagtggggctatggaaacaTATAAGAAGAGGGTGGGAGGCATTTCGTCATCATACTCGGTTTCAGTTGGGTACAGGGTCCAGGATCAGATTTTGGAAAGATGCTTGGTATGGTAATAGTGCTCTTAAAGATTTGTTTCCTATACTTTTCTGGATAGCAAGTGATAAAGATGCCACATTGGTGGAGGTTAGGGGAATCTCGAGTGGGAGTACACATTGGAA includes:
- the LOC121236485 gene encoding uncharacterized protein LOC121236485 isoform X1, with product MFLLISVKLPQQLRRRTSPICHGHLYSTSSLKPISDLPNSTDTKSLTVSFLRNSCGLSLELATSASKKLNIENVENPNSVLNLLRTHGLTQNHIIQLISSRPLLLLADLGNTLKPNMELFKSLGFSGANLAKMLTKYPIVLESDAYTAVEFFRAHGFIDKQIKTLTMKFPPLYTYNAQKTLQPKLEFFKSLGLSDLEITKLLSARPNILTRSLEKQIIPCIQELRRFLGTDENFLKAIRRCYGVFESDAVHILQPNIDMLISRGVPQSLVLKLFLIRPLSLLICGNRFSEIVNEVMKLGFDPNCLKFVLAIVSMALNSKTLWEQKVKAFRSFGLSEDEIYSAFKRQPLCMAISEKKIKKMMGFFVNKLKMKPSMISKNPILLLHSLEKRIIPRCLVLQVLMLKGLIKEDIGIPYMVTMAEKEFMVKFVSKYQNEVPDVVSAHQGKIEFQGLPIAMKMMMLPYRGEKGRSTFYQKLHSFHANAHFYIDSLILTSRYGDEPKLAGFSDFAGL
- the LOC121236485 gene encoding uncharacterized protein LOC121236485 isoform X4, with the translated sequence MFLLISVKLPQQLRRRTSPICHGHLYSTSSLKPISDLPNSTDTKSLTVSFLRNSCGLSLELATSASKKLNIENVENPNSVLNLLRTHGLTQNHIIQLISSRPLLLLADLGNTLKPNMELFKSLGFSGANLAKMLTKYPIVLESDAYTAVEFFRAHGFIDKQIKTLTMKFPPLYTYNAQKTLQPKLEFFKSLGLSDLEITKLLSARPNILTRSLEKQIIPCIQELRRFLGTDENFLKAIRRCYGVFESDAVHILQPNIDMLISRGVPQSLVLKLFLIRPLSLLICGNRFSEIVNEVMKLGFDPNCLKFVLAIVSMALNSKTLWEQKVKAFRSFGLSEDEIYSAFKRQPLCMAISEKKIKKMMGFFVNKLKMKPSMISKNPILLLHSLEKRIIPRCLVLQVLMLKGLIKEDIGIPYMVTMAEKEFMVKFVSKYQNEVPDVVSAHQGKIEFQGLPIAMKM
- the LOC121236485 gene encoding uncharacterized protein LOC121236485 isoform X5 — encoded protein: MIQATESQISNLSKPEDQGGNSVSNLELAIVSMALNSKTLWEQKVKAFRSFGLSEDEIYSAFKRQPLCMAISEKKIKKMMGFFVNKLKMKPSMISKNPILLLHSLEKRIIPRCLVLQVLMLKGLIKEDIGIPYMVTMAEKEFMVKFVSKYQNEVPDVVSAHQGKIEFQGLPIAMKMMMLPYRGEKGRSTFYQKLHSFHANAHFYIDSLILTSRYGDEPKLAGFSDFAGL
- the LOC121236485 gene encoding uncharacterized protein LOC121236485 isoform X6; this translates as MSMGKVRRPTLQSTRASHSISKLNPAIVSMALNSKTLWEQKVKAFRSFGLSEDEIYSAFKRQPLCMAISEKKIKKMMGFFVNKLKMKPSMISKNPILLLHSLEKRIIPRCLVLQVLMLKGLIKEDIGIPYMVTMAEKEFMVKFVSKYQNEVPDVVSAHQGKIEFQGLPIAMKMMMLPYRGEKGRSTFYQKLHSFHANAHFYIDSLILTSRYGDEPKLAGFSDFAGL
- the LOC121236485 gene encoding uncharacterized protein LOC121236485 isoform X3, producing MFLLISVKLPQQLRRRTSPICHGHLYSTSSLKPISDLPNSTDTKSLTVSFLRNSCGLSLELATSASKKLNIENVENPNSVLNLLRTHGLTQNHIIQLISSRPLLLLADLGNTLKPNMELFKSLGFSGANLAKMLTKYPIVLESDAYTAVEFFRAHGFIDKQIKTLTMKFPPLYTYNAQKTLQPKLEFFKSLGLSDLEITKLLSARPNILTRSLEKQIIPCIQELRRFLGTDENFLKAIRRCYGVFESDAVHILQPNIDMLISRGVPQSLVLKLFLIRPLSLLICGNRFSEIVNEVMKLGFDPNCLKFVLAIVSMALNSKTLWEQKVKAFRSFGLSEDEIYSAFKRQPLCMAISEKKIKKMMGFFVNKLKMKPSMISKNPILLLHSLEKRIIPRCLVLQVLMLKGLIKEDIGIPYMVTMAEKEFMVKFVSKYQNEVPDVVSAHQGKIEFQGLPIAMKIAG